Proteins from a genomic interval of Leptospira bandrabouensis:
- a CDS encoding peptidoglycan DD-metalloendopeptidase family protein: MLQVFRFHSFFVSSSRFLPLIPDILSVKILRLVIISLLALSTTGLLANPFQKIHSEINESIPGNESAMFRLFGSQSQESEIHKLFSVGVNPSGEEEEVELASLDLPKYIDVSPVVSNTVVHESGIIIKKYAVQKKDNLSKIARSFSIELAKLKKHNGLTSDQLKIGQVLEVPVQVKNASSSRVVLKKIFIMPVPQSRVTSRYGRRVDPFNKYNRVYHTGLDLAAKVGAPVLSAADGEVVFTGRNGGYGNSVTIQHKNGYKTVYAHCSQILVEVGETVKMGRVVALVGRTGTATGAHLHFEVFRNGKIMNPESALSITEKQVTRLPKSEVAGM; encoded by the coding sequence TTGTTGCAAGTTTTTCGTTTTCATTCTTTCTTTGTTTCTAGTTCAAGATTTCTCCCCCTAATTCCCGATATTTTATCTGTGAAGATCCTTCGGTTGGTAATCATTTCCCTTTTAGCCCTTTCTACAACTGGGCTTTTGGCCAACCCATTCCAAAAAATTCATTCCGAAATTAATGAGTCCATTCCAGGAAATGAATCTGCCATGTTTCGTCTTTTTGGTTCCCAATCCCAAGAATCAGAAATTCATAAACTTTTTTCCGTGGGTGTCAACCCGTCTGGTGAAGAGGAAGAGGTGGAACTGGCTTCTTTGGATCTACCCAAATACATAGATGTATCGCCAGTTGTGAGTAACACCGTCGTCCATGAATCTGGTATCATCATCAAAAAATACGCAGTCCAAAAAAAAGACAATCTATCAAAGATTGCACGATCCTTTTCTATTGAGTTGGCAAAACTTAAAAAACATAACGGACTCACTAGTGACCAGTTGAAGATTGGCCAAGTTTTGGAAGTTCCTGTCCAAGTGAAAAATGCATCCTCTTCTCGAGTCGTTTTAAAAAAGATTTTCATTATGCCCGTTCCACAAAGCCGAGTCACATCTCGTTATGGAAGACGTGTAGATCCTTTTAATAAATACAATCGTGTGTATCATACGGGACTTGATCTTGCCGCTAAAGTGGGAGCACCAGTTCTCTCGGCAGCAGATGGGGAAGTTGTATTTACTGGTCGCAATGGGGGATATGGAAACTCCGTTACGATCCAACACAAAAATGGTTATAAAACAGTTTACGCCCACTGTTCTCAGATTTTAGTTGAGGTTGGGGAAACGGTGAAGATGGGTCGTGTGGTTGCCCTTGTCGGAAGGACAGGAACAGCAACAGGAGCACATCTGCATTTTGAAGTGTTTCGAAACGGGAAGATTATGAATCCCGAGTCGGCTCTTAGCATCACGGAAAAACAAGTCACTAGGCTCCCTAAATCTGAAGTAGCTGGAATGTAA
- a CDS encoding type II secretion system-associated lipoprotein, translating into MPLVLLLVFSHCSQRLIKKERLREINEYYDGKTYSLQEEIKFSETEVWKKGTLVKIYIESTPSLLKLKVYPIAESRESSVGKLAAYIINDDVKKKQYDLEDVEEWVSKKFTLVETGVKKTKK; encoded by the coding sequence ATTCCCCTCGTCCTTCTCCTTGTGTTCAGCCATTGTTCCCAAAGGTTGATTAAAAAGGAAAGATTAAGGGAAATCAATGAATACTATGATGGAAAAACCTATTCCTTACAAGAAGAGATCAAGTTCTCGGAAACAGAAGTTTGGAAGAAAGGGACCTTGGTGAAGATTTATATCGAATCCACCCCCTCACTTTTGAAATTGAAGGTGTATCCAATCGCCGAGTCTAGAGAATCTTCTGTGGGAAAATTGGCTGCCTATATCATCAATGATGATGTGAAAAAAAAGCAGTATGACCTGGAAGATGTCGAAGAGTGGGTTTCGAAAAAATTCACTCTGGTTGAAACCGGTGTTAAAAAAACAAAGAAATAA
- a CDS encoding type II secretion system protein GspG: MKTKGKHRKIREGLTLIEITVVMLILGSLMAILYSSIGNRGEGEKKLKLKNDSAVLKTALERYLEVYDKYPSEEQGLQALIEKPDDDKIGDDYEPIVREKAVLKDPWKTPYVLKFEGAVPQILTLGEDKKEGGEGKNKDFNILSPDDYPAAFR; this comes from the coding sequence ATGAAAACTAAAGGGAAACACAGAAAGATTCGTGAGGGATTAACTCTAATTGAGATTACCGTGGTAATGCTCATTTTAGGATCACTTATGGCAATTCTTTACTCCAGTATTGGAAACAGGGGTGAAGGCGAAAAAAAATTGAAGCTGAAAAATGATAGTGCGGTTCTAAAAACTGCATTGGAAAGATATTTAGAAGTGTATGATAAATATCCATCCGAAGAACAAGGTTTACAAGCTTTAATTGAAAAACCGGATGATGATAAAATTGGCGATGATTACGAACCTATTGTTCGTGAAAAAGCAGTTTTAAAGGACCCGTGGAAAACTCCTTACGTATTAAAGTTTGAAGGAGCCGTCCCTCAAATTCTTACATTAGGTGAAGATAAAAAAGAAGGTGGAGAAGGAAAAAATAAAGATTTTAATATCCTTTCACCGGATGATTACCCGGCAGCCTTCCGATAA
- the gspE gene encoding type II secretion system ATPase GspE, producing the protein MRKSLGQILLEDGILTIKDLEDISKQQEKTNLPITHIIQKKGLASETDILKALAKLHRMEFIDKLEFVGNEDVFGKIPLKLVQRSKIVPVSVKGKKVVVATCDPTDLHPMDDMRSFLKGYEIQFVLATENEIMRIIHSQFDKTTAEAKEMMDEMDGSFGDLSDAFESDALDLSNEAPIIKMVNVILSQAVSERASDIHVEPFEKSVVVRYRVDGVLQKVLSPPKSYLAGISTRIKIMSNLNIAENRLPQDGRIKLRLAGKDVDVRVSIIPCQFGERIVMRILNKTDQKYSIETMGFNKEILNDFKHLIYKPYGIILVTGPTGSGKSTTLYSALSEINTEERNIITCEDPVEYQMDGISQMQMNEKIGLTFAAGLRSILRQDPDVVMVGEIRDEETARIAIQASLTGHLVFSTLHTNDASSAVTRLVDMGIEPYLITSSVLGFMAQRLVRVICKDCKTSYKPTDKDLAGLGIQRKELKNGVLYRGKGCASCLNSGYKGRTGLYELLTMNDEIKRAILQGADANRIKEIALKNGLSTLQEYGKFKVIEGVTTPEEVLRVS; encoded by the coding sequence ATGAGAAAGAGTTTAGGCCAAATCCTTTTAGAAGATGGGATCCTTACCATTAAGGATCTTGAAGATATTTCCAAACAACAGGAAAAAACAAATCTTCCCATCACTCATATCATCCAAAAAAAAGGTCTCGCTTCCGAAACTGATATTTTAAAAGCACTTGCAAAACTCCACCGTATGGAGTTTATCGACAAACTAGAGTTTGTTGGTAACGAAGATGTATTTGGCAAAATTCCCTTAAAACTTGTCCAACGCTCTAAAATTGTACCAGTTTCAGTCAAAGGCAAAAAGGTGGTAGTTGCCACTTGTGATCCGACAGATCTTCATCCAATGGATGATATGAGATCCTTCCTAAAAGGATACGAAATCCAGTTCGTTCTTGCCACCGAAAACGAAATTATGAGAATCATCCATTCTCAATTCGACAAAACTACTGCCGAAGCCAAAGAGATGATGGATGAGATGGATGGAAGTTTTGGGGATCTCTCCGATGCTTTTGAGTCCGATGCACTAGATTTATCCAATGAAGCTCCCATCATCAAGATGGTGAATGTAATTTTGTCACAGGCAGTATCGGAAAGAGCCTCCGATATTCACGTGGAACCCTTTGAAAAATCCGTTGTGGTTCGTTATCGTGTAGATGGGGTTTTACAAAAAGTTCTCAGTCCACCTAAGTCTTATTTGGCGGGTATTTCTACACGTATCAAAATCATGTCGAATTTAAATATTGCGGAAAACCGTTTGCCGCAAGATGGACGGATTAAACTTCGGTTAGCTGGGAAAGATGTGGATGTTCGGGTTTCTATCATCCCTTGTCAGTTTGGAGAACGTATTGTAATGCGTATTCTAAACAAAACAGACCAAAAGTATTCCATTGAAACTATGGGTTTTAATAAAGAAATCCTAAATGATTTTAAACATTTAATCTATAAACCTTATGGAATTATTTTGGTAACAGGTCCCACAGGTTCTGGTAAATCAACGACACTCTATTCTGCACTTTCTGAAATTAATACCGAAGAACGAAATATCATTACTTGCGAAGATCCGGTGGAATACCAAATGGATGGAATTTCCCAGATGCAAATGAATGAAAAAATTGGGCTTACCTTTGCTGCTGGTTTACGTTCGATCCTTCGTCAAGATCCGGATGTTGTGATGGTGGGGGAGATCCGTGATGAGGAAACGGCAAGGATTGCCATCCAAGCTTCCCTTACAGGTCACTTAGTGTTTTCCACCTTACACACCAACGATGCTTCATCGGCTGTCACAAGGCTTGTGGATATGGGGATTGAACCATATCTCATCACAAGTTCTGTGTTAGGTTTTATGGCCCAAAGACTTGTTCGGGTCATTTGTAAGGATTGTAAAACATCATACAAACCAACCGATAAAGACCTAGCCGGTCTTGGAATCCAAAGAAAAGAATTAAAAAATGGTGTTTTATACAGGGGAAAGGGTTGTGCTTCTTGTCTAAATTCCGGATACAAAGGCCGAACTGGTTTGTATGAACTTCTCACCATGAACGATGAAATCAAACGTGCCATTTTGCAAGGGGCAGATGCCAATCGAATTAAAGAAATCGCTTTGAAAAATGGTCTTTCGACTTTGCAGGAATACGGCAAATTTAAGGTGATCGAAGGTGTTACGACTCCAGAAGAGGTCCTTCGGGTTTCTTAA
- a CDS encoding ATP-binding protein, producing the protein MSPKRAEVGSLLYEWNGTKEIQVEVGIRRGLPNFQILGCATSLTKESRDRIRLALEASGYLFPLETIIINLKPTHIPKRMVCLDLAIAVGILEATEQIKIPEGRIFFLGGLGLDGSVLGGQELLPYLWQNRDNQTVAFCLPTSLRKETLPEGQYYFLDHLEGLRYLGQSSPHNQEIPPPVSESKTWEKVFLDPYQMKTFQGLLYAVLGRHHSLLLGSPGSGKTMLHRMLESLLPPKETRDPNEQGIWTSAGDFEIPSRNRPFRAPHHSATEVGLVGGGLPFQPGEISKAYGGILYLDEALEFKDRILESLRMPMEDSYLEIVRMNEKTKLKTDFTLMLSANPCPCGNYHSHHTCHCSLQKIRLYLQKISGAFLDRITIFQTLFETTNDRCIQLEEHKMKKILLERVTFQKTRKSPEDEEIKIQKILDTENRTKQLSLRKKKQIISLARTIADWDLSSRTKEAHIWEAVEYCIGYQWIYSLG; encoded by the coding sequence GTGAGTCCCAAACGAGCTGAAGTTGGCAGTCTGTTATACGAATGGAATGGAACCAAAGAAATCCAGGTAGAAGTCGGAATCCGAAGAGGTCTCCCGAATTTCCAAATTTTAGGTTGTGCCACTTCACTCACAAAAGAGTCCAGAGACCGCATCCGTTTGGCTTTAGAGGCATCTGGCTACCTATTCCCACTAGAAACTATCATTATCAATTTAAAACCCACCCATATCCCCAAACGGATGGTTTGTTTGGATCTGGCCATTGCCGTGGGAATCTTAGAAGCAACAGAACAAATCAAAATCCCAGAGGGACGTATCTTTTTTTTAGGTGGACTTGGTTTGGATGGATCGGTCCTCGGAGGCCAGGAACTTCTCCCTTATCTCTGGCAAAACCGGGACAACCAAACTGTTGCTTTTTGTCTTCCCACTTCTTTACGAAAAGAAACCCTGCCGGAAGGCCAATATTATTTTTTGGACCATTTAGAAGGCCTTAGATATCTAGGCCAGTCTTCCCCTCACAACCAAGAGATACCCCCTCCCGTTTCTGAATCGAAAACCTGGGAAAAAGTTTTTTTAGACCCTTACCAAATGAAAACCTTTCAAGGTCTTCTGTATGCTGTTCTTGGCAGACACCATAGCCTACTCCTCGGAAGTCCTGGTTCTGGAAAAACCATGTTGCATAGAATGCTAGAATCTTTACTTCCTCCGAAAGAAACGAGAGATCCAAACGAGCAAGGCATTTGGACTTCCGCAGGAGACTTTGAAATTCCCAGTCGCAATCGCCCTTTTCGCGCCCCACACCATTCCGCAACAGAAGTAGGACTTGTAGGAGGCGGTTTACCTTTCCAACCTGGTGAGATATCCAAAGCTTATGGTGGAATTCTTTATTTAGATGAAGCCTTAGAATTTAAAGATCGAATTTTGGAAAGTTTACGAATGCCTATGGAAGATTCCTATTTAGAAATTGTTAGGATGAACGAAAAAACTAAATTAAAAACGGATTTCACCTTAATGCTCTCCGCAAACCCCTGCCCTTGCGGAAACTACCATAGTCACCATACCTGCCATTGTTCTTTGCAAAAGATTCGTTTGTATTTACAAAAAATTAGCGGAGCTTTTTTAGATCGAATTACCATCTTTCAAACGTTATTCGAAACGACAAATGATCGTTGTATTCAATTAGAAGAACATAAAATGAAAAAGATTCTACTAGAGCGTGTAACCTTTCAGAAAACTAGAAAAAGTCCTGAGGATGAAGAAATCAAAATTCAAAAAATTTTAGACACAGAAAACCGAACCAAACAACTGTCCTTACGAAAGAAAAAACAAATCATTTCTCTTGCAAGGACCATTGCCGATTGGGATTTATCCTCCCGAACCAAGGAAGCACATATCTGGGAGGCTGTTGAATATTGTATAGGTTACCAGTGGATTTATAGCCTAGGGTAA
- a CDS encoding type II secretion system F family protein, translating into MPLFTYVAFNKKGKEEKNIIDAPNLQAARNKLKAKGLYVRSIQEDREKEERELFPFLSKLLYRIPRKEVGLFCKQLGTLLGAGIPLDKCLLSIIDQVENIYFKKVLIEMRADITEGMSLSESMKKHKTVFPDQYPSLISVGESTGNYENTLHRLAELEEKSSELKSKVQVAMIYPMIMGLLSLGVSIFLLVVVIPQIEQLFASFDAKLPLLTRAVIFLSYVLTNYWFFILGALAAGFLGFMKWKSSGEGKKTWDKFLLRLPVIGTLLRKILVSNFARNLSILLLNRVPLIVSLNIVSDVVGHTVFKEEIASAIVKIKEGGKLSDSLQGSQVLSQMVLGMLSAGEASDKVPEMMNKLSEIYESEVDTAIKSLTQSLEPMMIIVMGGIIFTIMAAIMTPMYKLTQEIQGM; encoded by the coding sequence ATGCCACTCTTTACATACGTCGCATTCAATAAAAAGGGCAAAGAAGAAAAAAATATTATCGACGCCCCAAATTTGCAAGCGGCGCGTAACAAACTAAAGGCGAAAGGTCTTTACGTTCGATCAATCCAGGAAGATAGAGAAAAAGAAGAGAGGGAACTATTTCCTTTTTTATCTAAATTATTATATCGGATTCCCAGAAAAGAAGTGGGACTATTTTGTAAACAGTTAGGAACTCTTCTTGGTGCCGGAATTCCTCTAGATAAATGTTTGTTATCGATCATTGACCAAGTAGAGAATATTTACTTCAAAAAAGTTTTGATTGAGATGCGAGCGGACATCACAGAGGGAATGAGTCTTTCTGAGTCCATGAAAAAACATAAAACTGTTTTTCCTGACCAATACCCCAGTTTGATTTCTGTTGGTGAATCGACAGGAAATTACGAAAACACCTTACATCGTTTAGCGGAACTAGAAGAAAAATCCTCTGAATTAAAATCTAAAGTCCAAGTGGCGATGATTTATCCCATGATTATGGGTTTACTTTCACTTGGTGTATCTATCTTCCTACTCGTTGTAGTAATTCCGCAAATTGAACAGTTGTTTGCTTCTTTTGATGCGAAACTTCCTCTACTCACAAGAGCTGTGATATTTTTATCTTATGTTTTAACCAATTATTGGTTTTTTATTTTGGGAGCCCTTGCTGCTGGTTTTCTTGGATTTATGAAATGGAAAAGTTCCGGGGAAGGGAAAAAAACTTGGGATAAATTTCTTTTAAGATTACCCGTGATTGGAACTTTACTTAGAAAAATTTTAGTTTCTAACTTTGCAAGAAACCTATCGATCCTTCTTTTAAACCGAGTGCCACTCATTGTGTCTTTGAATATTGTATCTGATGTTGTGGGCCATACTGTTTTTAAGGAAGAAATTGCCTCTGCCATCGTCAAAATTAAAGAGGGGGGAAAACTTTCTGACTCTTTACAAGGGTCGCAAGTCCTTTCGCAGATGGTTCTTGGGATGCTCAGTGCCGGGGAAGCCTCTGATAAGGTCCCCGAAATGATGAATAAACTCTCGGAAATCTATGAATCCGAGGTGGATACGGCAATAAAATCTTTGACCCAATCATTAGAACCAATGATGATCATTGTAATGGGTGGAATTATTTTTACCATTATGGCGGCGATTATGACGCCAATGTACAAACTAACTCAAGAAATCCAGGGGATGTAG
- the gspD gene encoding type II secretion system secretin GspD, translating to MRNRLPLVVLSICLYVFATPGFSQEKGKPKAKATSPEPASFTADWRDTELKDFLMGMSAIIKRNILIDDAVKGKKITIISQKRVKIDDAYGFMKSVLETQGFGLIEENDLIKVVKIKDALAKSPIVRIGKDPVSESEVSLNKTITQIVPLEYSNAAELEPILKRVTSPDTDIIIPKNQNTLIFSGSTSDINKLLKLVDNLDVRVDGPGSISSAGDIHIYTLEYNEAEKLAAILVKLDMPDAPTAPTQSGQPGEPGPDGKPNPPPQPVAQAQKIPGKQDKIKAVAHKESNSLIVTASPQEWEEIKKIIKILDTPRKQVLLEVLIVELSSTDLNDFGIDWRYQELAYGQFNTGLAAQGGVIDKNGRPTNVNTLSGFSLGFIRRGGQQIIGILNANSTNENFNVLSAPQILTLDNQEAEINVGQDVPVRTQNRNAGLGGDNAVTVANFEYRPTGIKLKFTPHINKNNRITLDLYQEIKNVAGISSEATGGNPTFNKRDIKTTIVVDNIQTIVIGGLLSNDKQKKVQKIPILGEIPLLGTLFRRTTNQNRKTNLMVFLTPHILDDRDKSDRITIQKKNEQERMVDEREKKLR from the coding sequence ATGAGAAATCGTCTTCCTTTAGTAGTACTTAGTATTTGCCTTTATGTATTTGCGACACCTGGTTTTTCTCAAGAAAAAGGAAAACCAAAGGCCAAAGCGACGTCGCCAGAGCCCGCCAGTTTTACCGCAGATTGGAGAGATACAGAACTCAAAGACTTTTTAATGGGGATGAGTGCCATCATCAAAAGAAACATTTTGATTGATGATGCGGTAAAAGGAAAAAAGATAACGATCATCTCTCAAAAACGAGTGAAAATCGATGATGCTTACGGGTTTATGAAATCCGTTTTAGAAACGCAAGGGTTTGGTCTGATTGAAGAAAATGATCTGATCAAAGTGGTAAAAATAAAAGATGCTCTTGCAAAGTCTCCCATTGTTCGTATAGGAAAAGACCCTGTTTCCGAATCTGAAGTTTCTCTCAACAAAACCATCACTCAAATCGTTCCTTTAGAATATTCGAATGCTGCTGAACTCGAACCCATTCTTAAAAGAGTCACATCTCCAGATACTGATATCATCATTCCTAAAAACCAAAATACTTTGATCTTTTCAGGTTCAACCTCTGATATTAACAAATTACTGAAGTTAGTTGATAATTTGGATGTACGAGTGGATGGCCCAGGATCCATTTCCTCTGCAGGTGATATTCATATTTATACTTTAGAATACAATGAAGCAGAAAAGTTGGCGGCCATTTTGGTAAAATTAGATATGCCGGATGCACCAACAGCGCCGACACAAAGTGGACAACCAGGAGAACCTGGCCCAGATGGAAAACCAAATCCTCCTCCACAACCGGTAGCCCAAGCGCAAAAAATTCCTGGCAAACAAGATAAAATCAAAGCAGTTGCCCATAAAGAATCTAACTCACTGATTGTCACAGCTTCTCCCCAGGAATGGGAAGAAATTAAAAAAATCATAAAAATTCTGGATACACCCAGAAAACAAGTGTTACTGGAAGTGCTGATTGTTGAGCTAAGTTCCACTGACCTTAACGATTTTGGTATCGATTGGCGTTACCAAGAACTTGCGTATGGACAGTTTAACACAGGTCTTGCGGCACAAGGGGGGGTCATCGATAAAAATGGTCGACCCACTAACGTAAATACTTTGTCAGGTTTCTCTCTTGGATTCATACGTCGTGGGGGACAACAAATCATTGGTATTTTAAATGCGAACTCGACCAATGAGAATTTTAACGTATTGTCAGCACCTCAGATTTTGACTTTGGACAACCAAGAAGCAGAGATCAACGTGGGTCAAGATGTTCCTGTGCGAACTCAAAACCGTAACGCTGGTCTCGGTGGTGACAATGCGGTCACTGTGGCAAACTTTGAATACCGTCCTACAGGAATTAAACTAAAGTTCACCCCACATATCAATAAAAACAATCGTATCACTTTAGATCTTTACCAAGAGATCAAAAACGTAGCAGGGATTTCTTCGGAAGCAACAGGGGGAAACCCAACCTTTAACAAACGAGATATTAAAACTACGATCGTTGTGGATAATATCCAGACCATCGTGATTGGGGGATTACTTTCCAATGACAAACAAAAGAAAGTGCAAAAGATCCCAATTTTAGGGGAGATTCCGTTACTAGGAACACTATTCCGAAGGACTACGAATCAAAACCGAAAAACCAATTTAATGGTATTTTTAACACCGCATATTCTAGACGACCGTGATAAATCGGATCGTATTACCATCCAAAAGAAAAATGAACAAGAAAGGATGGTCGACGAACGAGAAAAGAAACTACGATGA
- a CDS encoding general secretion pathway protein GspC, whose protein sequence is MNLILQRIQSSQFLTLIPAVLLFSFSLAYLLKLVLLLLFSTETGISVAGAKPKQMRQEVILAVSTYEDIVTGNLIRGQVFDPNDATKRGADGTPLDPEIAQDNGDDDQMLITGTLSGHWSFARVTIREKQNNDSEEYGTGEMVGGYKVQAIEQHYVVLKKGGLSLRVNIGETPAQAKERIRPKDAAAVANLGPSSQTVQKVLSREDVNRKLKDPNTIYKNARFGPHLVDGKIEGYKIYQVAKDHVFYALGARGGDIIRRVNGMPLNETEKMLEIWGSIKQAPKITVDLERQGKIITYEFIIRN, encoded by the coding sequence ATGAATTTAATCCTTCAAAGAATCCAATCGAGTCAGTTTTTGACATTGATTCCGGCGGTTTTACTTTTTTCCTTTTCTCTTGCCTATCTTTTAAAGTTGGTTTTGCTTCTTTTGTTTTCTACAGAAACAGGAATTAGTGTCGCGGGTGCCAAACCCAAACAAATGCGCCAAGAAGTGATTTTGGCTGTGAGTACCTATGAAGATATAGTCACAGGAAACCTCATTCGGGGCCAAGTATTCGATCCTAATGATGCCACCAAACGCGGGGCAGATGGCACACCCCTTGATCCTGAAATTGCTCAGGACAATGGAGACGATGACCAAATGCTTATCACAGGGACTTTGTCTGGCCATTGGTCCTTTGCTCGTGTTACCATCCGCGAAAAACAAAACAATGATTCCGAAGAATATGGAACAGGGGAGATGGTCGGTGGCTATAAAGTCCAGGCCATTGAACAGCATTATGTGGTATTGAAAAAAGGTGGTTTAAGCCTTCGAGTCAATATCGGGGAAACTCCCGCACAAGCCAAAGAACGAATTCGACCAAAAGATGCAGCAGCTGTTGCCAATTTGGGACCCTCTAGCCAAACCGTCCAAAAAGTTCTTTCCCGTGAGGACGTGAATCGCAAACTCAAAGATCCGAATACTATCTATAAAAATGCAAGGTTTGGCCCACATTTGGTAGACGGAAAGATCGAGGGTTACAAGATCTATCAGGTGGCAAAAGACCATGTCTTTTATGCTCTCGGTGCACGCGGTGGCGATATCATCAGAAGGGTAAATGGAATGCCACTCAACGAAACAGAGAAAATGTTGGAAATTTGGGGATCGATCAAACAGGCCCCGAAAATTACAGTGGATTTAGAAAGACAAGGCAAAATAATCACATATGAATTTATCATTCGGAATTAA
- a CDS encoding YraN family protein has product MRKKTDLGRSGEDLAAEFLDSLGHTILFRNFRKSFGELDIISLENDSLHCSEVKTWDMRSGFHPLECFHETKRKRMRKVYYYLLKEVPAFCHLTPSFNLIHITEKKEVRFYSSIF; this is encoded by the coding sequence ATGCGGAAAAAAACGGATCTAGGTCGGTCGGGAGAAGATTTGGCAGCGGAATTTTTGGATTCATTGGGTCATACCATCCTCTTTCGTAATTTCAGAAAATCATTTGGGGAATTAGACATAATTAGCCTCGAGAACGATTCACTTCATTGTTCTGAAGTGAAAACATGGGACATGCGCAGTGGATTTCATCCTTTAGAATGTTTTCATGAGACAAAACGCAAAAGAATGCGGAAGGTATATTACTATTTACTAAAAGAAGTTCCTGCCTTTTGCCACCTAACACCTTCGTTTAATTTGATCCATATCACTGAAAAAAAGGAAGTTCGTTTTTATTCGTCAATCTTCTAA
- a CDS encoding pilus assembly FimT family protein — MKTKRKLRDGLTLIEIAVVISILGLIMVIVGGSLRNLIIPSTEDIAVKLQESFKFGYNKAQLTNQAVLFKYDFEKREYQFFLLKREEGGLEEEPILKKSTLPFYSKIVKVRDLNGKPRSEGKLHIVFTPQGTTTDLFLYVGSDTEIKRTIQIYRYGGKFKIHKTEYFPEPETTPIQKVSYGLDERDEQVDSNAKPQSK; from the coding sequence GTGAAAACCAAACGGAAATTACGCGACGGTCTCACTCTGATTGAGATTGCCGTGGTAATTTCCATCCTTGGTCTGATTATGGTGATTGTCGGAGGATCTCTTCGTAACCTAATCATTCCATCAACAGAAGACATTGCTGTTAAATTACAGGAATCTTTTAAATTCGGATACAACAAAGCTCAGTTAACAAACCAAGCAGTTCTTTTCAAATACGATTTTGAGAAAAGGGAATACCAATTTTTTCTTTTAAAGAGAGAAGAAGGTGGTCTGGAAGAAGAACCAATTTTAAAAAAATCCACACTCCCATTTTATTCCAAAATTGTGAAAGTGCGGGATTTAAATGGAAAACCTAGGTCGGAAGGAAAATTACATATTGTTTTTACCCCGCAAGGTACCACGACCGATTTATTTTTATATGTCGGATCTGATACAGAAATTAAAAGAACCATTCAAATTTACCGGTATGGTGGAAAATTCAAAATCCATAAAACAGAATATTTTCCAGAACCAGAAACAACTCCCATTCAAAAAGTTTCTTATGGCCTCGATGAACGTGATGAACAAGTAGATTCCAATGCAAAACCTCAGTCGAAGTAA
- a CDS encoding prepilin-type N-terminal cleavage/methylation domain-containing protein → MQNLSRSKLNSRGFTLFEVTIAMAMAAMVMTYTYSLIAEGISYQKKAVLLANAVHLAKIKMAQVDSSTTMQTDTTRGSIDAFPGYTFETEIKEEEMDLLKLAGGPNADELRKKAPKDMLGDKDVGFSDLMKKRGQKKSFETGGVLKVFRVKVSIFYMDGNKKETYSVETFRSTKY, encoded by the coding sequence ATGCAAAACCTCAGTCGAAGTAAACTAAATTCACGAGGATTCACTCTCTTTGAAGTTACAATCGCTATGGCTATGGCTGCGATGGTGATGACTTATACCTATTCTTTGATTGCGGAAGGAATCTCTTATCAGAAAAAAGCAGTTTTGCTGGCGAATGCAGTACACCTTGCCAAAATAAAAATGGCACAAGTGGATTCCTCCACCACTATGCAAACGGATACAACTCGCGGCTCAATTGATGCCTTTCCTGGATATACCTTCGAAACTGAAATTAAAGAAGAAGAAATGGATCTTCTCAAACTTGCTGGCGGACCTAATGCCGATGAACTTCGAAAAAAAGCACCTAAGGATATGTTAGGTGATAAAGACGTTGGATTCAGTGATCTTATGAAAAAAAGAGGTCAGAAAAAAAGTTTTGAGACCGGGGGAGTTCTTAAAGTATTTAGAGTTAAGGTTTCTATCTTTTATATGGATGGGAATAAAAAAGAAACCTATAGTGTGGAAACATTCAGGAGTACAAAATACTAA